Within Methanofastidiosum sp., the genomic segment AAAAGATTATGATAGGTGCCCATCATGCAAATCGCTAGTTATTGTCCAAGAACTAAACGAACTCCCGGTACAATTACAGGACATAATGAAGGTTGCAAATGAAAATTTCTCATATGGAAATATCAAGACCGATAATTATTCTGCTTTATTTGAGGTAAGGGAACTTTTCAAAAAGCCTGAGGAAATAATTTCTTCCTTTGAAAAGATAAATTTTTATCCATTTATAAGAAAAGAAAATGGGAAGCTTTTTGTTGTCCTAAGGACTTCTCTGCCAAAAAAAGATTTCTCATATAGAAAAAATCTAATCTTATTTTTCTTAACAATTATTTCAACTACAGTTGCTGGCTATTTCATGTCAGTGCCACATGTTGATTACGGATTTATGACAAATCCCTGGATAGGGGCTATAACATTTTCTTTTTCGATAATGGTGATCCTAGGAACACATGAAATGGGCCATTACCTAGTTGCAAGAAGAAATGGCGTTGATGCGACACTCCCTTATTTCATACCAGCGCCCTTCATTCTTGGCACAATGGGGGCTGTGATAAACATAAGATCGTTTATCCCAAGTAAGAATAGTGCTATTGAGTTGGGTCTTTCAGGCCCACTTGCCGGCATGCTTGTAGCGATACCAATAACTAT encodes:
- a CDS encoding site-2 protease family protein, whose protein sequence is MVKILGCEKCSYKEYLLAEAKDYDRCPSCKSLVIVQELNELPVQLQDIMKVANENFSYGNIKTDNYSALFEVRELFKKPEEIISSFEKINFYPFIRKENGKLFVVLRTSLPKKDFSYRKNLILFFLTIISTTVAGYFMSVPHVDYGFMTNPWIGAITFSFSIMVILGTHEMGHYLVARRNGVDATLPYFIPAPFILGTMGAVINIRSFIPSKNSAIELGLSGPLAGMLVAIPITIVGVMMSPIVPITIFGESSMFLGEPLIFRFIAESLVIVTEGNSLYLHPVAFAGWAGIFVTMLNLIPMGQLDGGHIARAVLGPIHHRYLSFVVAASLFGIGIFTWAGWSLWGVIGIYLAYRGHPGSMDEITPIDRKHWIMVLVAIILFVISTMIVPIKLG